The following coding sequences lie in one Mycobacterium sp. DL440 genomic window:
- a CDS encoding alpha/beta fold hydrolase has protein sequence MSVILRGVPTVLLPGTGSDDNYVYRAFSDALHAAGALVVTPPPTPDRLVEGYLQALDDAARSGPIAVGGVSIGAVVAVRWALDHPGRAVAVLAALPPWTGTSQHAPAALLARQSADLLRRDGLAATVAQMRASSPPWLADELARSWVGQWPTLPDAMEEAAGYRAPGSAELEQLRIPMGVAVATDDPVHPAEVGYEWVAAAPQAALRSVTLEQMGLETGVLGAACVAALREAASDTVAS, from the coding sequence ATGAGCGTCATCCTGCGCGGTGTCCCAACCGTTCTACTGCCCGGCACCGGGTCCGACGATAACTACGTCTACCGGGCATTTTCCGATGCGCTGCACGCCGCCGGCGCGCTGGTGGTGACCCCGCCGCCGACTCCGGACCGGCTCGTCGAGGGCTACCTGCAGGCGCTGGACGACGCCGCCCGGTCGGGCCCCATCGCGGTCGGCGGGGTGTCCATCGGGGCCGTCGTGGCAGTGCGGTGGGCGTTGGACCATCCCGGCCGGGCCGTGGCAGTACTGGCCGCTCTGCCGCCGTGGACGGGCACCTCCCAGCATGCCCCCGCCGCGCTGTTGGCCCGGCAGTCGGCGGATCTGCTGCGCCGGGACGGGCTGGCGGCCACCGTGGCGCAGATGCGGGCTTCCAGCCCGCCGTGGCTGGCCGACGAACTGGCCCGCTCCTGGGTCGGCCAGTGGCCCACTCTGCCCGACGCGATGGAGGAAGCGGCCGGTTACCGCGCACCCGGCAGTGCCGAACTCGAACAGCTTCGGATACCGATGGGCGTCGCGGTGGCAACCGACGACCCCGTGCACCCGGCCGAGGTCGGCTACGAATGGGTGGCCGCCGCGCCGCAGGCAGCGCTGCGCTCGGTCACGCTCGAACAGATGGGGCTCGAAACCGGCGTACTGGGCGCCGCATGTGTGGCGGCCCTGCGGGAGGCCGCCAGCGACACCGTCGCAAGCTGA